In Gemmata obscuriglobus, a single genomic region encodes these proteins:
- a CDS encoding HEAT repeat domain-containing protein — MRRRVALTVLGFVTFAALAAVVVTLSRPARAPDPDATTPQNQDAQFEIDLLADDNEFDTDDESTPLPPPPNLSKLSLDEVIDRLDDTENYTVRALAFREVAARGPAARAALPALRSMKNEVRTSAAYWAALAECLIDPDRYDAHLSRALARVRELHSLPHGTLHSTLRLTAVGTAPGLAAVDHARRNTAFELLSGIGCLPSDPTYPVLLTVLKDPNHPGREQARELLWSMFVRHPDEVGRVVPAADENTIRIWSQIDAAQAAEWVPLLADRDRKLAAVASIILVMAGKYEQGLPTVLATEWPDSAFEELRFKREAIRGRPEHLPRVVREFLGTLQPRDREKVRTVAAAALRGGKTAREKKAAIQVLQYARTADADTLAPAFADPDPAVQRFAVREVLTAQRPPSAFPLVATHLLRTPDEFLAQWFDESLQNQDDPPPAVADFVTARVLPPDGKPGFSRAFRHLPTTGPGADRTAELVIRYLSAPAEAGRLPPAFDEAAALAGRLGPAAKAAVPFIRPALTSRPAAENGSWHRAFVAADTLLRIVPNDADAIATLLAVIDARTEKSYQAVQWLGKIDPTNATVTKLISLVEAGWNARFEPDRSLTEAAVEALAELGPRARAALPVLRRCAGTPFSERKVGLIVGAMAAVGRIDQAEQEITVRRLAPLLTGHQNIRDPAENPRFQAAKVLITLGPAAKSIVPELITFAQKDGGAVSGLAAGLARLAPERCAEVLNLFADGYMLELPGWVSDKSSLQSFAAECVSHPAVPVRRAAWNVLISISPDPASVPLLRAVAAAEKDPGAARRAAAAFARSGFTGANSSEGQRALAAWVRVTNRRLLPRRLARIAEREQWEGENKWAGWQVEMIARTDPHALRAHLTELFGAVDKDRTPPTVALIKTLARAAPDSIGPLIERLDTNHPPNDRVRAALALGRIGPKADAAVHALTKALDDRDRNVRYTAAEVLLAVASPVPPAAIRVFAEAELEQPRDEERHLFKPIPIELRNAVKKYGFVWNWNRLTVLRSLGAGAAPAAKVLGKHFDDPQYQRRIEVAEILIRADPNRAEEVVRWLLERATYPYVDRTDAAEAIGRLDASARPAAKWISEALAAHPNDDLTAVLARALRRTDPAAARAAGVR; from the coding sequence ATGAGACGACGGGTTGCCCTCACCGTCTTGGGTTTTGTAACGTTCGCCGCCCTCGCGGCCGTTGTTGTCACCCTGAGCCGACCCGCACGCGCCCCAGACCCCGACGCGACGACCCCACAGAACCAGGACGCGCAGTTCGAAATTGACCTGCTCGCCGACGACAACGAGTTCGACACGGACGACGAATCCACGCCCCTCCCCCCGCCGCCGAACCTGTCGAAGTTGTCACTCGACGAGGTCATCGATCGGCTCGACGACACCGAGAACTACACGGTCCGGGCGCTCGCCTTCCGCGAGGTCGCGGCCCGCGGGCCGGCGGCGCGGGCGGCTCTCCCGGCCCTGCGATCGATGAAGAACGAGGTCCGCACCAGCGCCGCGTACTGGGCCGCGCTCGCCGAGTGCCTCATCGACCCGGACCGCTACGACGCGCACCTCTCTCGGGCGCTCGCGCGGGTTCGCGAGTTACACTCCCTCCCACACGGCACTCTGCACAGCACTCTGCGACTCACTGCCGTTGGGACCGCGCCAGGTCTCGCAGCGGTCGATCATGCACGACGGAACACGGCGTTCGAGCTTCTTTCGGGAATCGGTTGCCTTCCCAGCGACCCCACGTATCCGGTACTACTCACCGTCCTCAAGGACCCGAACCACCCCGGACGCGAGCAGGCGCGAGAACTTCTGTGGTCAATGTTCGTCCGCCACCCGGACGAAGTGGGCCGCGTCGTGCCTGCGGCGGATGAAAATACCATCCGCATTTGGTCACAAATCGATGCCGCTCAAGCGGCCGAGTGGGTGCCGCTTCTCGCCGACCGGGACCGCAAACTGGCCGCAGTCGCGAGCATAATCCTGGTGATGGCCGGCAAATACGAGCAGGGGCTGCCGACTGTCCTTGCCACCGAATGGCCCGATTCCGCCTTTGAAGAATTACGATTCAAACGTGAGGCGATTCGCGGACGGCCGGAGCACCTGCCACGGGTCGTCCGGGAGTTCCTGGGGACGCTCCAGCCCCGCGACAGAGAAAAGGTCCGTACCGTCGCCGCGGCGGCGCTACGAGGTGGGAAAACGGCGCGCGAAAAGAAGGCCGCGATCCAGGTGCTTCAGTACGCGCGCACGGCCGACGCGGACACGCTGGCCCCAGCGTTCGCCGACCCGGACCCGGCGGTGCAGCGGTTCGCAGTGCGGGAGGTGCTCACAGCGCAGCGGCCACCGTCCGCGTTCCCGCTTGTCGCAACGCACCTGCTTCGTACCCCTGACGAGTTCCTCGCCCAGTGGTTCGACGAATCGCTTCAGAATCAGGACGACCCCCCGCCGGCGGTCGCCGACTTCGTGACGGCGCGGGTGCTCCCACCCGACGGCAAACCCGGGTTCTCCCGCGCCTTCCGCCACCTCCCGACCACCGGACCGGGGGCGGACCGGACGGCCGAGCTGGTGATCCGGTATCTTTCCGCCCCAGCCGAGGCGGGGCGACTGCCCCCGGCGTTTGATGAGGCGGCGGCACTGGCCGGCCGACTCGGCCCGGCGGCGAAGGCCGCCGTACCGTTCATCCGGCCGGCCCTGACCAGCCGGCCGGCCGCGGAGAACGGTTCCTGGCATCGCGCATTTGTTGCCGCTGATACCCTCCTGCGAATCGTCCCGAACGACGCTGACGCGATCGCCACTCTGCTGGCGGTCATCGACGCGCGAACAGAAAAGTCATACCAGGCGGTCCAATGGCTCGGCAAAATCGATCCAACTAACGCGACCGTCACGAAGTTGATCAGTTTGGTGGAAGCCGGCTGGAATGCGCGCTTCGAACCTGACCGGTCGTTGACCGAGGCAGCGGTCGAAGCCCTTGCTGAACTCGGGCCGCGAGCCCGCGCCGCGTTACCAGTCCTCCGCCGGTGCGCGGGGACTCCGTTTAGCGAGCGGAAGGTCGGGCTCATCGTTGGGGCGATGGCAGCCGTGGGCCGAATCGACCAAGCCGAACAAGAGATCACAGTGCGGAGACTAGCGCCCCTGCTCACCGGGCACCAGAACATCCGAGACCCAGCAGAAAACCCACGATTTCAGGCGGCGAAGGTGCTGATTACACTCGGCCCGGCTGCCAAATCAATTGTCCCCGAATTGATTACATTCGCTCAAAAAGACGGTGGGGCGGTCAGCGGACTCGCCGCCGGGCTCGCTCGCTTGGCCCCGGAACGGTGCGCCGAGGTACTCAACCTGTTCGCCGACGGCTACATGCTCGAGTTGCCGGGTTGGGTCAGCGATAAATCGTCGCTGCAGTCTTTTGCGGCCGAATGCGTGAGCCACCCTGCAGTCCCGGTCCGGCGGGCGGCGTGGAACGTGCTTATCAGCATCAGTCCCGACCCCGCGAGCGTGCCACTACTTCGGGCGGTAGCTGCGGCAGAGAAGGATCCGGGGGCAGCCCGGCGGGCGGCAGCCGCGTTCGCTCGATCAGGTTTCACCGGGGCGAATTCCTCAGAAGGGCAACGAGCACTCGCAGCGTGGGTACGCGTGACCAACCGGCGTCTCTTGCCGCGCCGGCTGGCGCGGATCGCCGAACGAGAACAATGGGAAGGAGAGAACAAATGGGCTGGTTGGCAGGTAGAGATGATCGCCAGAACCGACCCGCACGCGCTCCGCGCGCACCTCACCGAACTGTTCGGCGCAGTGGACAAGGATCGCACCCCGCCTACCGTGGCACTAATCAAAACGTTGGCGCGGGCCGCGCCGGACTCGATCGGGCCGCTGATCGAGCGGCTCGACACCAACCACCCGCCCAACGACCGAGTTCGGGCGGCTCTGGCGTTGGGCCGGATCGGGCCGAAGGCGGACGCGGCGGTACACGCTCTGACCAAGGCGCTGGACGACCGGGACCGCAACGTCCGGTACACGGCTGCGGAAGTTCTGCTGGCTGTCGCGTCGCCAGTTCCGCCGGCAGCCATCCGTGTGTTCGCAGAGGCCGAACTTGAGCAGCCCAGAGACGAGGAGCGGCACCTTTTCAAACCCATCCCAATCGAGTTGCGTAACGCGGTCAAGAAGTATGGGTTCGTGTGGAACTGGAACCGGTTGACGGTTCTCCGTTCGCTCGGGGCTGGCGCGGCACCGGCGGCGAAGGTACTCGGCAAGCACTTCGACGACCCACAGTACCAGCGCCGGATCGAGGTGGCAGAAATCCTGATACGCGCGGACCCGAACCGGGCCGAGGAAGTTGTCCGATGGCTGCTGGAGAGGGCCACCTACCCATACGTCGATCGGACCGATGCGGCGGAGGCGATCGGGCGACTGGACGCATCGGCCCGACCGGCTGCGAAATGGATTTCGGAAGCACTCGCGGCACACCCGAACGACGACCTGACTGCCGTTCTGGCCCGGGCGCTACGGCGCACGGACCCTGCCGCGGCGCGGGCCGCTGGCGTTCGATGA
- a CDS encoding zinc-dependent peptidase, translating to MIFSWLRARRRRKLLANAFPVRYAAIIERNVGHEALLPEPLRARLRDATTILLSEKEWLGRGGLFVSEEMRVTIAAQAALLLLGREHEYFDSVREVVVFPTTFQTPRPEDGWEDDFLSDTISSGQAVYTGTVLLAWDEVQREGRDPAGGYNVVLHEFAHQLDFAEGLAGRAPRLGDRELEARWKYVMSVAFADHRRAVKANEPELFFTPHAADDELEFFADLTEAFFCRPYDLRNLYPELYRLLGAYYRLDPAAWAWPV from the coding sequence ATGATCTTCTCCTGGCTCCGCGCCCGGCGGCGGCGTAAGCTCCTTGCGAACGCGTTCCCCGTTCGTTACGCCGCCATCATCGAACGGAACGTCGGACACGAAGCTCTGCTCCCAGAACCTCTTCGGGCGCGGCTCCGCGACGCGACGACGATTCTCCTTTCCGAAAAGGAGTGGCTCGGGCGCGGCGGGCTGTTCGTCAGCGAAGAGATGCGGGTAACGATCGCGGCGCAGGCGGCGCTGCTGCTGCTCGGGCGCGAGCACGAGTACTTCGATTCCGTTCGCGAAGTGGTGGTGTTCCCGACCACGTTCCAAACCCCGCGGCCCGAGGACGGCTGGGAGGATGATTTCCTCTCGGACACCATTTCAAGCGGGCAGGCCGTGTACACCGGGACGGTGCTGCTCGCGTGGGACGAGGTTCAGCGCGAGGGCCGCGACCCGGCGGGCGGGTATAACGTGGTGCTGCACGAGTTCGCCCACCAGCTCGACTTCGCTGAAGGCCTCGCGGGCCGTGCCCCCCGTCTGGGCGACCGCGAACTGGAAGCGCGGTGGAAGTACGTGATGAGCGTCGCGTTCGCGGACCACCGCCGCGCGGTGAAGGCGAACGAGCCGGAACTGTTCTTCACCCCGCACGCCGCGGACGACGAGTTGGAGTTCTTCGCGGACCTCACCGAAGCGTTTTTTTGCCGCCCGTACGACCTGCGGAACTTGTACCCCGAACTGTACCGGTTGCTCGGGGCGTACTACCGGCTCGATCCGGCCGCGTGGGCGTGGCCGGTGTAG
- a CDS encoding glycoside hydrolase family 15 protein, with product MPYQPIENYGVIGNMRTAALVGLDGSLDWLCLPRFDSPSVFGALLDDRKGGFFRIAPTAEGVRHKQYYWPDTNILVTRFLHPDGVAEIEDYMPVGPGAPPADQLVRRARVVRGRLAFTVECRPAFDYARAKHETRVDEYGVRFDAPDLSLGLASSVPLRPDGTGAAGTFTLDEGASAAFILRVIERDAPSGYCPGTAEAEDRFRETVAFWQRWLSKCTYQGRWREAVHRSALALKLLTYEPTGAIVAAPTTSLPEGIGGTRNWDYRYCWLRDAAFTVYAFLRIGFTDEAARFMDWLAARWKEHESHCGAPLQLMYAVDGRSDLTEYELPHLDGYMGSRPVRVGNGAHGQLQLDVYGELMDAVYLHNKYARPVSYDAWVSLRGLVDWVADNWDRPDEGVWETRGARKDHVYSRFMCWVALDRGLRLADKRALPANRAKWLAARDAVYEQVMAKGWSETRKSFVQSYGADNLDASLLLMPLTFFMAPDDPRMLATVDAIRAPATKGGLAADGLVYRYDYRATHDGLDGAEGTFNMCSFWLVEALTRAGRTDPARLAEARLRFEQMLGYGSPLGLFGEQTGTSGQALGNFPQGFTQLALISAAFNLDRALDGR from the coding sequence GTGCCGTACCAGCCGATCGAGAACTACGGGGTAATCGGGAACATGCGCACCGCCGCGCTCGTCGGGCTCGACGGGTCGCTCGACTGGCTGTGCCTCCCGCGGTTCGACTCGCCCAGCGTGTTCGGGGCGCTCCTCGACGACCGCAAGGGGGGCTTTTTCCGCATCGCGCCGACCGCCGAGGGCGTGCGGCACAAACAGTACTACTGGCCCGACACCAACATCCTTGTGACCCGGTTCCTGCACCCCGACGGGGTCGCCGAGATCGAGGATTACATGCCGGTCGGCCCGGGCGCCCCGCCCGCCGACCAACTGGTGCGCAGGGCCCGGGTGGTCCGCGGCCGGCTCGCGTTTACAGTAGAATGTCGCCCCGCGTTCGATTACGCGCGGGCGAAACACGAGACCCGAGTGGACGAGTACGGGGTTCGGTTCGACGCCCCCGACCTGTCGCTCGGGCTCGCGTCCTCGGTCCCGCTCCGTCCCGACGGCACCGGCGCGGCCGGGACGTTCACCCTGGACGAGGGCGCGAGCGCCGCGTTCATACTGCGAGTCATTGAGCGGGACGCCCCGTCTGGCTACTGCCCGGGAACCGCCGAGGCCGAGGATCGGTTCCGCGAGACGGTCGCGTTCTGGCAGCGGTGGCTGTCGAAGTGTACCTATCAGGGGCGCTGGCGGGAGGCGGTACACCGGTCGGCGCTAGCGCTCAAGTTGCTCACCTACGAGCCCACCGGCGCCATCGTCGCGGCCCCCACCACCAGCCTGCCGGAAGGGATCGGCGGGACGCGCAACTGGGACTACCGGTACTGCTGGCTCCGGGACGCCGCGTTCACCGTGTACGCGTTCCTGCGGATCGGGTTCACCGACGAGGCGGCCCGGTTCATGGACTGGCTGGCGGCCCGGTGGAAGGAGCACGAGTCCCACTGCGGCGCGCCGCTCCAACTGATGTACGCGGTGGACGGCCGGTCCGACCTGACCGAGTACGAGTTGCCGCACCTGGACGGGTACATGGGGTCCCGGCCGGTGCGGGTCGGCAACGGGGCGCACGGGCAGTTGCAGCTCGACGTGTACGGGGAGCTGATGGACGCGGTCTACCTGCACAACAAGTACGCCCGCCCGGTGAGCTACGACGCCTGGGTGTCGCTGCGCGGGCTGGTGGACTGGGTGGCGGATAACTGGGACCGGCCGGACGAGGGCGTGTGGGAGACGCGCGGGGCGCGCAAGGACCACGTGTACTCGCGGTTCATGTGCTGGGTGGCGCTGGACCGCGGGCTGCGGCTGGCCGACAAGCGGGCCCTGCCGGCGAACCGAGCGAAGTGGCTGGCCGCCCGCGACGCGGTGTACGAGCAGGTGATGGCGAAGGGGTGGAGCGAGACGCGCAAATCGTTCGTGCAATCCTACGGAGCGGACAATCTGGACGCTTCCCTGCTGCTGATGCCGCTCACGTTTTTCATGGCGCCGGACGACCCGCGGATGTTGGCGACGGTGGACGCGATCCGTGCCCCGGCGACGAAGGGCGGGCTGGCGGCGGACGGGCTGGTGTACCGGTACGACTACCGGGCCACGCATGACGGGTTGGACGGGGCCGAGGGGACGTTCAACATGTGCAGCTTCTGGCTGGTGGAAGCGCTGACCCGGGCCGGGCGCACGGACCCGGCCCGGCTGGCCGAGGCCCGACTGCGGTTCGAGCAGATGCTCGGGTACGGCAGCCCGCTGGGGCTGTTCGGCGAGCAGACCGGCACGAGCGGGCAAGCGCTGGGGAACTTCCCGCAGGGGTTCACTCAATTAGCCCTGATCTCGGCGGCGTTCAACCTGGACCGCGCCCTTGACGGCCGGTGA
- a CDS encoding cation:proton antiporter — protein sequence MHEFPLITTIAAAFTAAWILGLLTQWMRLSPIVGYLLAGVLIGPHTPGFQGDVNLAHQLAEVGVILLMFGVGLHFHLEDLLAVRAVAVPGALGQSLVATAASVALFALFGVDVRTGLVIGMALAVASTVVLMRVLMDADSLNSPAGHVAVGWLLVEDVLTVIVLVMIPVLGGQSGAGPDAGGWSGPVVAIGLALLKLAALVAVVMVAGSRLVPWALTQVARLRSRELFTLTVMVFSVAIAAGAYALFGASMALGAFLAGMMVARSPVSHQAAADALPLRDAFAVLFFVSVGMLFDPALLLRAPLMMLAALFVILLVKPLTALVIVAALGHSVRTALTVALGLAQIGEFSFILSELARKHGLMTDDGHSLLVGAAIISITINPVLFRSIDGIERWLQRRPRLWARLNARAERRVGRANAAVADDVARGTAGGSRQAVVVGFGPVGKTVDRLLRDAGLSTVVIDTNMDTVAELRRHGQTAVFGDAAREAILESAGVAQASHLVLTLPHSADRAGVVAVARNLNPRMKIFVRAHYLRERGDLEQVGATAAIFEEAEAAVSLARLVLADAGAGRDSIEKAVRDVRTRLILDNVSALRGQPVRNIMVPWTRVRRLSKAATLDEVRRQVGEQRFSRWPVVAPETGLPVGYLLAKDLIGLTADGAAWAALIRPLGAVRPDDDVESTLLYFQREGTTMCVVTDRASPVGIVTVEDLLEQVVGRIEDEYPRHPAVSLRDLLVTDAGLLTVPGRTAEQAITEMAARIPARLLPPGADIAALAIAREHELPTSLGLGVAVPHARCPNLAEPLVVFGRSTEGVVFDPRSPDLVHLMFLLVTPAERPNLQVLLLGQVARAAGNPETRNRLRAAESPAEVAEILAAEPVGPSGPKTAP from the coding sequence ATGCACGAGTTCCCTCTCATCACGACCATCGCCGCCGCCTTTACGGCCGCCTGGATACTGGGGCTGTTGACGCAGTGGATGCGGCTGTCTCCGATCGTCGGTTATCTGCTGGCCGGCGTGCTGATCGGGCCGCACACGCCCGGGTTCCAGGGCGACGTGAACCTGGCCCACCAACTCGCCGAGGTGGGGGTGATCCTGCTCATGTTCGGCGTCGGCCTCCACTTCCACCTGGAGGACCTGCTGGCCGTTCGGGCCGTCGCGGTCCCGGGGGCGCTGGGGCAGAGCCTGGTGGCCACCGCGGCCAGCGTCGCGCTGTTCGCGCTGTTCGGCGTGGACGTCAGGACGGGGCTGGTGATCGGCATGGCGCTCGCGGTGGCGAGTACGGTGGTGCTGATGCGCGTGCTGATGGACGCCGACTCGCTGAACTCGCCCGCCGGCCACGTCGCCGTCGGTTGGCTGCTCGTCGAGGACGTGCTGACGGTGATCGTGCTGGTCATGATCCCGGTGCTCGGTGGTCAAAGCGGGGCCGGACCGGACGCGGGCGGGTGGTCCGGTCCGGTGGTCGCGATCGGGCTAGCGCTGCTCAAGCTGGCGGCACTCGTCGCGGTCGTGATGGTCGCCGGTTCGCGGCTGGTCCCCTGGGCGCTCACCCAGGTCGCGCGGCTCCGCTCTCGTGAGCTGTTCACTCTGACGGTCATGGTGTTCTCCGTTGCGATCGCCGCCGGCGCGTACGCGCTGTTCGGCGCGTCGATGGCCCTGGGCGCATTCCTGGCCGGGATGATGGTGGCGCGGTCGCCGGTGAGCCATCAGGCCGCCGCCGACGCGCTCCCGCTGCGGGACGCGTTCGCGGTGCTGTTCTTCGTCTCGGTGGGGATGCTGTTTGACCCCGCGCTCCTGCTCCGCGCGCCGCTAATGATGCTCGCGGCGCTGTTCGTGATCCTGCTGGTCAAGCCGCTCACCGCCCTGGTCATCGTCGCGGCCCTGGGGCACTCGGTCCGAACGGCCCTGACCGTGGCGCTCGGGCTGGCGCAGATCGGCGAGTTCTCGTTCATCCTGTCCGAGTTGGCCCGCAAGCACGGGCTGATGACCGACGACGGCCACAGCCTGCTCGTGGGCGCGGCGATCATTTCGATCACCATCAACCCGGTGCTGTTCCGCAGCATCGACGGCATCGAGCGGTGGCTGCAGCGGCGCCCGCGACTCTGGGCGCGGCTGAACGCGCGGGCCGAGCGGCGCGTCGGCCGCGCCAACGCCGCGGTCGCCGACGATGTGGCCCGCGGCACCGCCGGGGGGAGCCGGCAGGCGGTGGTCGTCGGGTTCGGGCCGGTCGGCAAAACGGTGGACCGGCTGTTGCGGGACGCGGGGCTGAGCACGGTCGTGATCGACACGAACATGGACACGGTGGCGGAACTGCGGCGGCACGGGCAGACGGCGGTTTTCGGCGACGCCGCGCGCGAGGCCATCCTGGAGAGCGCCGGCGTCGCGCAGGCGTCGCACCTCGTGCTGACGCTGCCGCACTCGGCGGACCGGGCCGGGGTGGTCGCGGTGGCGCGGAACCTCAACCCCCGGATGAAGATCTTCGTCCGCGCCCACTACCTGCGCGAGCGGGGCGACCTCGAACAGGTCGGCGCGACCGCGGCGATCTTCGAGGAGGCCGAGGCCGCCGTCTCGCTGGCCCGGCTCGTGCTGGCCGACGCCGGGGCCGGGCGCGACTCGATCGAGAAGGCCGTCCGGGACGTGCGCACGCGGCTGATTCTGGACAACGTTTCGGCCCTGCGCGGGCAGCCGGTGCGCAACATCATGGTGCCGTGGACGCGGGTCCGGCGGCTGTCCAAGGCGGCCACGCTGGACGAGGTGCGCCGGCAGGTCGGGGAGCAGCGGTTCTCGCGCTGGCCGGTGGTGGCGCCCGAAACCGGGCTGCCGGTCGGCTACCTGCTGGCGAAGGACCTGATCGGGCTCACCGCCGACGGCGCCGCGTGGGCCGCCCTCATTCGCCCGCTGGGTGCGGTGCGCCCTGACGACGACGTCGAATCGACGCTGCTGTACTTCCAGCGCGAGGGCACAACGATGTGCGTCGTGACGGACCGCGCGAGCCCCGTGGGTATCGTGACGGTGGAGGACCTGCTCGAGCAGGTCGTCGGGCGGATCGAGGACGAGTACCCGCGGCACCCGGCGGTGAGCCTCCGCGACCTGCTGGTGACCGACGCGGGGCTGCTCACCGTGCCGGGGCGGACGGCCGAGCAGGCGATCACGGAGATGGCCGCCCGGATTCCCGCTCGCTTGCTGCCGCCCGGCGCCGACATCGCCGCGCTGGCCATCGCACGCGAGCACGAATTACCCACGAGTCTGGGCCTGGGCGTCGCGGTTCCGCACGCCCGGTGCCCCAACCTCGCCGAGCCGCTGGTGGTGTTCGGCCGGTCCACGGAAGGGGTCGTCTTTGACCCGCGGTCACCGGACCTCGTACACCTGATGTTCCTGCTGGTGACCCCGGCCGAGCGCCCGAACCTGCAGGTACTACTGCTGGGACAGGTCGCGCGGGCCGCGGGCAACCCCGAGACGCGCAACCGGCTGCGGGCGGCCGAATCGCCCGCCGAGGTCGCCGAGATCCTCGCCGCGGAACCGGTCGGGCCGTCCGGCCCGAAAACCGCCCCGTGA
- a CDS encoding magnesium transporter, translated as MSDARQILADPVTKHMRTDPTRIESGASVAQALDYIRDHEIGGRVVYFYVVDGDGRLVGVVPTRRLLRARPEAPVLQVMISPVVAVPHTASVLDACEFFTLHKLLAFPVIDADGKLIGLVDVDLYTDELADLERRQEGQDLFELVGVHLTEAEQRRALYAARKRFPWLMCNVIGGMIAALIADAYADVSTLILVAPFIALVTGMAEGVAIQSVSLALQTMHGRRPTWGALGRRVGREVLVGLLLGAFCGLIVGLVALLWKGSARAGLSLCVGIAGGVAASAAVGLALPFLLRMARRDPQVASGPVALAAADMVTLLLYFNLGRWLLV; from the coding sequence ATGTCCGATGCCCGCCAGATTCTCGCCGATCCCGTCACCAAGCACATGCGCACGGACCCGACCCGGATCGAGTCGGGCGCGTCAGTCGCGCAGGCGCTCGACTACATCCGGGATCACGAGATCGGCGGTCGGGTCGTCTACTTTTACGTCGTCGACGGCGACGGCCGGCTCGTCGGCGTCGTGCCCACCCGGCGGCTGCTGCGGGCCCGGCCCGAAGCGCCCGTTCTCCAGGTGATGATTAGCCCCGTGGTGGCGGTGCCGCACACCGCCAGCGTGCTGGACGCCTGCGAGTTCTTCACCCTGCACAAGCTGCTGGCGTTCCCGGTGATCGACGCCGACGGGAAGCTGATCGGGCTGGTGGACGTGGACCTGTATACCGACGAACTGGCCGACCTGGAGCGGCGCCAGGAGGGGCAAGACCTGTTCGAACTGGTCGGCGTTCACCTGACCGAGGCCGAGCAGCGGCGGGCGCTGTACGCGGCGCGGAAGCGGTTCCCGTGGCTGATGTGTAACGTGATCGGCGGTATGATCGCCGCGCTGATCGCCGACGCTTACGCCGACGTGTCGACGCTGATCCTGGTGGCGCCGTTCATCGCGCTGGTGACCGGGATGGCCGAGGGGGTCGCGATCCAGTCGGTCAGCCTCGCCCTTCAGACGATGCACGGCCGCCGCCCGACGTGGGGGGCGCTCGGCCGGAGGGTGGGGCGCGAGGTGCTGGTGGGGCTCCTGCTCGGCGCGTTCTGCGGGCTGATCGTCGGGCTCGTGGCGCTGCTCTGGAAGGGCAGCGCGCGGGCCGGGCTGAGCCTGTGCGTCGGCATCGCGGGCGGGGTGGCCGCTTCGGCCGCGGTCGGGCTGGCGCTTCCTTTCTTGCTCCGCATGGCCCGCCGCGACCCGCAAGTGGCGTCGGGGCCGGTCGCTCTGGCCGCCGCCGACATGGTCACGCTGTTGCTGTACTTCAACCTCGGTCGGTGGTTACTGGTGTGA